GGCCACGCCTTCCGCGGGACACACGCCGTTCATCGCCGTGGTGCGGCCCGGGCTGCCCGCGAAGCCGATGACTCTGTTCGTGAACAAGGCGGCCGTCGCGGGTGACTCGCACGCGGGTCTGACCTGGGGCGCGGCGCAGGCCGGAGTGGCGAGCGGCGTGGCCGACGCGGTGGCGGACGGAGTGATTCCGCGCGCGGAGGTCGACGAGCTCGTGCTGATTGTCGCAGTGTGGGTCGACCCCGCGGCGCGCGACGCCGAGGCCGTGTACCAGAACAACCGCGCCGCCACGCGCGCGGCGCTCGAGAACGGCCACGCGCACGAGCCCTCGCTCGACCGCGTGCTCGAAGCGCGCGCCCTGCCCCACAACCCGTTCTTCACGCCGCGCGGCTGAGGCC
This sequence is a window from Myxococcota bacterium. Protein-coding genes within it:
- the fae gene encoding formaldehyde-activating enzyme, which gives rise to MRAMEIGESFVGEGAEAAHVNTVLGPRSGPVGAAWATALATPSAGHTPFIAVVRPGLPAKPMTLFVNKAAVAGDSHAGLTWGAAQAGVASGVADAVADGVIPRAEVDELVLIVAVWVDPAARDAEAVYQNNRAATRAALENGHAHEPSLDRVLEARALPHNPFFTPRG